The window CCCGCGAAGATCAGCGCCAGTACGCCGGCGACGACGTTGCTCCACAGCAGCGTCTGGCTCCCGATCTCGAACGCGAAGGGCGCGGCCGCGGTCCACAGCCCCAGGAGCGCGGCGAGGGACATGACGCCGACGCTGGTCGGGAGCGCACTGACGAGTCGGTAGTAGTTGTAGCCCGCGAACAGGAAAACCGCCGCCCCCACGATGACGTTGTTCCAGATCACTGCCTCGGTCGACTCGAAGACGAACGGCGAGACCAGTATCCAGAGGCCGACGATCGAAGCGATCCCGCTGATCCACTTCATTCCTTCGGAGTCGCGGGTCTCCATCGCTTCGGGCCGGTCGATATCCATGTCTGTCCCTTCGCTCATATACGATCGGTCGATGGGACCAGTCATAAGCAGCTATTGTTGTTTCAGAAACACTACTGTCGATTACCGTCCGCCGACCGCCGCGAGCCGAACCCGAGCGGTGTTCAGAACGCGGTTACGAACTCCGGCGGTCCGCCCAAAACCACCGGAAAGCCATCCGTTCCGACGGTAGCGGCGGTCCCCGTTGTGGTCCGACCGAACCGGAAGTAGTCCCCGATTACGGGTTCCCGACGGCGGCTGGCCGGTGCTCGAGCGACCCAGTGAGTCGCGGTCCCTACACCGCCGCGGAGCGGGGCGGCTTCTCAGCCGGTGACCCGTCCCCAAACCGTTAGCCGACCACCCGACGTACGGTGGCCCGATGGCGAGCGTCATCCTGCCGACGGTCGAGTGGACGGCGTCGTGCGAACAGCTAGCCGAGCAACTCGAGCCCGCGGACGAACTGCTGGTCGTCTGTGATAGCGAGGACGACCCGGTGGCGAGCGTCGACCTCCCCGAGGAGTCTCGACTGCTCGTCGCCGGCGAGCCGGAGGGGTGCTCGGGGAAGGCAAACGCCGTCGCGCTCGCGCTCGAGCACGCCTCCCAGGACCGGATCGTGCTGACCGACGACGACGTCGAGCGCGACGAGGAGTGGCTGGCCACCATCAAGCGCCTCGGCGAAGAGCACGGGACCGTGACGGCGATCCCGGTCTTCTACAGCGAGGACTACCCGTTCAAACTGCTCGAACCGCTCTCTATCGTCGTCGCCTCGTTCGTTGTTGATCGGATGAACTGGGTGGCCTGGGGCGGCGGCCTCACCTTCGACCGGCGTGATATCGACCTCGAGGGCTACATCGCGGACCTCCGTCGAACGGTCTCGGACGACGCCCTGCTGGCGGAGTACACCGATGACGTCGTCGCCTCGCGGGAACTCATCAGTCCGGTGAGAGTCCCGGGCGGCCCTCGAGTTACCTACGAGCGGGTCACGCGATTCGTCACGATCTTCTACCGGTTCGCGCCGCGGCGAACGCTCGCGATCCTCGGGATCTTCCTCGCCGTCGTGGCGGCCGGCCTCGTCGCGCCGCTGCTGGTCGCCGTGAGCGTCACGTACCTCGCGCGCGACCGGTACCGCGCGCTCGACGTCGAGCGGAAGACGTGGCCGTTCGCAGTGCCGTCCTTGATCCTTGCACCGCTTTTCGGTATCGCCGGGATCGTTCGCCCGACGTTCGTCTGGGGCGGTCGGCGCTACCGCTGGTCGGACACGTTCGACGTGACCGTTGTCGAAAACGAAACCGAGTAGGCGTTCCGCCGCCGGTTCGGATCCGGCGGACGGAAGCCGGCGAACGGCGAACTCACCCACCCGCCCCGTCCTCGAGACCCTTACTCCTCGAGTAGCCAGCCGAACCGCTTCTCCCAGTACTCCTCGCCCGGCGGCTTCTTCGTGCGACCGTAGGTCTTCTCGTCGCGGATCTGCCGCTCGAGGACGTCCTGGGCTTCGTTGAGCGCGTGTTTGGCTCCGAACCCTTCGCCCGAGGCGACGTACAGCCCCCGGTCGGTGTGGAGACGGACGCGTGCGAGCAGGAGTGGCCGACCCCGGCGTTTCTCGTCGTGTTCGTGCAGGTGGACCTTCGCGTCCAGGACGTTCATCTCACCGTCCCGGTCGTCGAACGTCTCGACGGTCTCGACGATCTCGTCGTAGGTCAGGTCGTCGATCAGGTCCGTGCCGTACACCTGTACGGCCCGGTTGCCGCCGGCCTCCCAGGTGAGCGAGTCGAGCACGTCGGTCTTGGTCACGATCCCGGACGGCGACCCGTCGGGGTCGTCGGGATCGGTCACCACGAGCGACGAGGCGCCGATCTCGAACATCTCGTCGACAGCCGTATCGAGGGTCTCGGACGGCCCAACCGTCCGGACCGGCGACGCCATCACGTCCTGGACCGGGAGATCGAGCATCCGCTCGAGTTCGCCTTCCCGCGCGCCGTACCCGCCGCGGCGCGTCCGGCCCATGCTCGAGGAAATCTCCCCGCCGAAGGGGTCGACACCGCCGGCGTCGCCGCCCTGGCTCTGGACCTCGGCGCGGACCGTCAGATCCGTCACGTCGTAGAGGCTACAGATCCCGACGGCCGACCCGTCTTCGACGACCGGCAGGTGCGTGATGCGGTTCTCACGAAAGACGTTCAGCGCCTCCCCGAGGCTCGACTCCGGATCGAGCGCGACGAGATCCGTCGAGCAGGCGTCGGCGACGGTCGCCGCGTCCAGGTAGGGGCGAACCTTCTCGAGGACGTCGTCGACGGTGACGACGCCGATCAACTCCCGGTCGTCGAAGACCGGGAGCAAGCGTGAGTCGGTGTCGATCATCAGCTGTGCCACCTTCCGGATGTCCTCGTCGGGGGCGAGCCTGGGGACGTGCCAGACCAGCGACCCGAGCTTTTCGTTCGGTTGCCGGTGCGACGTGGCGAGCTGTCGGCGCGTGACCACTCCTTCGAACTCGTCCTCTCCTCGCACCACGACACCTTTGACGTCGGTATCGGCGAAGGTGCCGACGAGCTTCGAGACGGTAGTGTCCGGGGTGAATTCGACGTACTCCTCCGAGACGATATCGGCAATATTCATGGCTGTGAGTATCGTGTCCGCGGTGCCGCGCTGTGTTCGACGATCGATGCGCGATGGTCGGCGTTCGGTGTCAGCACCCGGTAGTTCGGTCTACGGTGTGCCCTTCCGAGTGACGAGTGACGCCTCCACGTGAGCGTTCGATACCGAGTCCCAAATACCCGGGCGGTCGTTCCCGCCGGCTCGGAGTTGCCGCAACCGGAATCGGTTCACGGACGTCCGGTATCGACGCTCCGTCTCCGGCGGGTTCGGCCGATCGTGGGTCAGGGCAACAGAGCAAAGATCCGGGTCGTCGTAGCCGTCTACATGTACGAGTACGACGACGTTCTCATCGCGACCGACGGGAGCGACGTGGCCGCGGACGCCGCGGACGCGGGGATCGCCCTGGCCCGAACGCTCGAGGCGTCCGTTCGCGCCCTGTCCGTCGTCGAAGAGGGGTTCAGGAGCGGCCGTCGACGTGATCGACGCGAGGCCGCCGCGGAGGAGGTCGTGACGCGCGCGAGGGAAGCGGGTCGGAAAGCCGATGCCACCGTCCGTACCGGCCGGCCAGCCGACGAGATCCGCGAATACGCCGACTCGATCGACGCGGACCTGCTCGTCGTGGGGACACACGGCCGGACCGGGCTGCGCCAGGCACTGCTCGGTAGCGTCGCCCTCGAGGTGATCCGGGACGCCGAACGGCCGGTGATGACGGTCGGCGCGGCGTCCCGGCGCTCCGGCGGTCCCGACCTCGAGAACGCGTCCGTGGACGAGGGCGACGCCGTCGAAGGGGTCTGTCTCGCCACTGACGGCTCGATCGGATCGGCCGCGGCGACCGACCGAGCGCTCTCGCTCGCCGAGGCCTGCGATGCCCGGCTGCACGCGCTGTACGCGGTCGACGCCGACGACGATACGCTCGGAGACGAACGCCGGAGCGGACCCTCGAAGCTCCGGGACGCGTTCGAGGAACACGGGAAGCGGACGACGGCGGCCGTAGCCGATCGGGCCGGCGACCGCGGCCTCGAGACCGTCGAAGCGATCGAACGCGGCCCGCCGACGGAGGTAATCCTCGAGTACGTCGACCGGACCGACGTCGACCTGCTCGTGATGGGGACCGAGAGCAAGTCGAACGTCGAGCGCCTCGTCGTCGGCAGCGTCTCCCAGCGGGTGGTGCCGAACGCGAGCGTCCCCGTGCTGACGGCCCGAACGCTCGAGGACGAGTCGGACACGTCGTAACCGCCGTCCGGGTCGTTCGAACACGGCCCTTCACTATTACCACCCCCCACTGTTATTCGCCGTCGCGGGGAAGGGGCTAGCGATGCGAGACGCGATCGATTCGATACTACTCCCGACGGACGGCAGCGAGAACGCACTCGTGGGTGCGAAACGCGGACTCGACGTCGCGGTCGCGGCCGACGCGGAGGTACACGTACACGTCCTCTCGGTCGTCGACGGCTCCGAGTTCGACGGGATCGGGACGCTCGAGGACGGGACGGACGAAGCAGGGATCCGCGAGGCCGCCGCCTCAGAGGCCGAAACCGCCGTCGAAGCCGTCGCGCAGCGAGCGCGCGAGCGCGACGCGGGGCTCTCGGTCACGACCGCGACCGAAGAGGGCGTGCCGTACCGCGTCATCGCCGACTACGTCGCGGAGGCCGAGATCGACACCGTCGCGATGGGGACGAAAGGGCAGTCAGGCGTGCGCCGCGTCCTACTGGGCAGCGTCACCGAGAACGTCCTGCGAACCGTCGACGTGCCCGTGCTGGCCGTCCCGCCGACGGAGACAGAAACCGAGACCCCGCTGACGGCCGACACCGTCGACGACGTGTTGGTGCCGACCGACGGCAGCGAGGGGGCGATGGCCGCGGTCGACTGGGGGATCCAAACGGCGTCGACGTTCGACGCCACCGTCCACGCGCTGTACTCGGCAGACACGAGTCACGTTCCCGGCAACGTGGCCCCCGACGAGATCCTGGCCGGACTCGAGGAGACCGGACGGGAAGCCCTCGACGCGGTCCGGGACCGGGCGCGGGAGGCCGGCGTCAGCGTTCAGGGGACGGTCGCGAACGGGCCGCCAGCGCGCGTGATCCGTGACTACGCCGACGACGAAATCGACCTGATCGCCATCGGCACGCACGGGCGCTCGGGCCTCGAGCGTCACCTGCTCGGGAGCATCACGGAGTCGGTCGTCCGTTCCGTCGACGTGCCGGTGTGGTGCGTGCCGCTGGCCGCACGCGACGACGCCTGACGACTGATGATCCCCGTCCGCGGCCCGATTTCGGGGGTAACTAGCGGGCAGAGAGAGCGGACTGAACGCGGCGCCGTCGTTACTGGAACATTCCCGTCTGAACCTGCTGCTGTTTTCCTTGCTGTTCTTCGGCCATCTGCTGGTACTGCTTGGCGACCTGTTGCATCCGCTGCTGGATCTCGTCGGCCTGCTCGTCGAGCGCCGTCGTGTCGATGTCGAACTCCACGAGGGGCTCGAGAGCGTTCTCGATCACCGACTTCGCCGCCCCCGGATCGGGCAGGAACGGGTGGGAACGAACGATCAGCAACGCTGCGGGGACGTCGGCCTGGAAACACTCCCGAACCAGCGTCCCCGTGATGCCGCCGACCAGCCCCGGCTCCTCGGGGACGGTGATTCCGGCGTCGACGAGGTCGGTCCGGATCTCGTCGTTCGTCGCGACTCCAGTGACTTCGCCGAGTCGCTCCTCGGACTGGGCGGGCGCGCCAGCGAGGAAGATCGCCCGCTCGAAGTCGTCGGCCAGCTCCTCGAGGACGCACTCGGCGAGGGGTTCGAACGACTGTTGCGGGAGCGCGAGATCGCTCTCGAGGGTCATCACGGCGGGGTTCTCGCCGGCGTAGACCCGGACCAGATCCTGAACGAGGCCGTCCTCGAAGGTGACGATCGGGGGGAACGCGTCGGAGGCGACGTTCCCGTAATGCTCGAGGGCGAGTTGGTCCGTGATCTGGTCGACGGCGATCGACGCGACGAGGCCGTGTCCGGGGAGCCCCTCGATGAGCGTGGGTGACTCCGCCGATACCTGTACAACCTGCTCGAACGATGCGGACGCAGTCTGGTCAGGCATACGTGTTCCGGTACTTCGAGCCACCACATCATTGTATGCCCAGTTCGGGGTAACTGGGATACCATGTTTCACGATCGCACTGGCGAGGATGGGATCGGCGACCATCCGTCAGTGAGCGGTTCGCAGCCGCCGGGATCGGCTGCATTACGATGGGAACACAGGACACAGGACACAGGACACAGGATCTTCCGCAGTTACTCGGACGGACGACGGCGACCGTATCCAAACGAGCGATGCACAGATCCGTCCGGCACGCCAAGACACGATCACTCGAATCGTACAGAGCGCTGCAACCGAGGACGCGGTTTCGAAAGCAGCGCCGCGTCTCTTCCCCGGTGCTCGCGGACGACACGTTCCCGCCAGCGGTTCGATCCGTCAGGTCTCTAGATATCGTGCAAGGATCCCCTTCTGTCGTGTGGTCGTCCGTGCATAGACGACGTACCAGAGAACCCCGAATACGACGAACAGGACACTCAGCACGATTTCGATCGAAGCCATGAACGCAATCAGGCCGAACGAAAAGAGTGTGCCCAGAACGGGGACGAGCGGGTACAGCGGCGCTTCGAAGTCGGGATCGTATCCTTCGACGTCCGTTTCCCGGTAAACGATGAGTGCGAGGTTCAAGAGTCCGTACACGATGAGATGAAGCACGCTCCCTGCCTTTGCGAGCACCTCGATGTCACCGATGAGAACGAACGCGATGACGAAGATTCCGGTAAGCATGATCGACCGATACGGCGTCTCGAAGCGGGGATGAACTTCGTTGAGTTCTGGAACAATGATTCGATCCCGAGCCATCGCGAAGTTGATCCGGGACGATGCGAGGATCGATGCGTTCGCGCTCGAGGCCGTCGCGAGGAGGCCGGCGACCGTAAGCGCCACCAATCCGAGCGGGCCGAACAGGCGTTCGGCCGCCCTGACGACGGCGACGTCCCCGAATTCGATCACGTCCTCGTACGGGATGACCCCCATCAGGACGATCATGAGCAACACGTACAGGAGCGTCGCGAACACGAGGCTCCCGATGACGGCAACCGGGAGGTTCCGACCCGGGTTTTCGATTTCTTCGGCGGCCGTATTGATTTCGGCAAAGCCGAGGTACGACACGAAAACGAGCGCAGTGGCGGGGAACACGCCACTCCACCCGCCGGTTTCCGGCGGCGCGAACGGCCGAAGGTTCGCGGGATCGACCCGAACGGAGCCGAGGAGGGTAAAGCCACCCAGGACTGTAACGAGGACGATGACGATGGCGATCTGCACCGTTCCCGTTTCTTCGGCACCGAGATAGTTGATACTGATGAAGAACAGCCCCGCCAGCAACGCAATCACCTGCGATGGCGAGAGGACGTAGAAGCCGAGTTCGACTGCCGGAACGGGGAGTAAGATCGCCGTATAACTCCCCAGACCGATCAGATAGAACGCAACGGCGGCAGCGAGTCCGATCCAGTTCCCCCAGCCGGCAATACTCCCGAACAGCGGGCCGAGTGCGTCGTTGATATAGTAGTATGCACCACCAGCCTTCGGCATCGCCGTCCCGAGTTCGCTGATCGACAGTGCGGTAAACGCGGCGATGAACCCCGCGAGAACGAAGGAGACCGCAGCCGCTGGACCCGCGGTCGCGGCCACGGACGCCGGCAGGACGAAAATCCCGGCACAAACCATTACGCCGACGCCGATAGCGAACGCGGAGAGTAATCCGAGTTCCCGCGAGAGTTCCTCGCCGTTGCGACTCATGATCGGGTGTCGTACCGGTTCATTCCCCCTGTGTAAATAGCCCGTGTGCGATCCCGGAGTCTTGACATCGGTTCTCCTGTCTCCGGCCGCACCGTCACCGACGGACCGGTTACACATCGATCCTCGTCGGGGCGTTGCCGGGATGGTCGCTCGACGGACAGTAATACCGCCGTCGCGAGTTCGAGCCCCCTCCGGGGCCACTCCATCGGCGTCTCGAGGTGCCGAAGGAAGGTGGGTATTACGTGACCTGGGATCTGTATACTGGTCACGGATGTCGAAACAGGTCCTCGTCCCGGTCGACGGCTCTGAACAGTCGGAGCGGGCACTCGAGCACTCCCTCGAGTCGTTTCCCGACGCATCGATCTCGCTTCTCACCGTCTTTTCGAGGGGGCCACCGGAGGTCCATCTCGAGACGGCGGGGCTGGATTACGACGAATTGCGAGCGAGACGACGCGAGATGCTCGCGGAACTGGTCGCCGAGTACGAGCACGGTGGATCGATCGAAACGGCGGTGGTCGTTGGCCGGCCGGCCCGCGAGATAATCAGGTACGCCGACGACCACGATGTCGACCAGATCGTCATGGGCAGCCACGGTCGTGACGGGGCTTCTCGAGTGCTCCTCGGGAGCGTCGCCGAGACGGTCGCCCGTCGAGCACCGGTCCCGGTAACGATCGTCAGATGACCCCGTGAGGGAGTTCCAGCGTCGAGTGTCGCGAGGTCGAGCTGGCGGCTGCGGGCGACACGGCCTCAGTCCGTCGTCGGGTTCCCCCGGACCAGAGTGACCGTCCGTGGCGAGCGCCGGGCGACCCGTTCCGCGACCGACCCGGTTATCAATCGCGCCGGGAGCGAGCGTCCGTGGCTCCCCATCACGATCTGGCTGTATTCGTTCGCCACCGCGTAGTCGATGATCTCCTCGGCGGGCGTTCCGGACGCGGTCGCCGTCTCGATCGACACGCCCCGTTCGTCCGCACGCGCCGTCGCTGACGCGAGGATCTCATCGGCGCGGTCTTCGTAGTCGGTCCGAACCCCCTCGAGGTAGGTCCCCTCGACGGCCTCCGGAGACCGATCGAACGGGAGTTCGAGCACGTGAAACCCGGTGTAGGAGCCGCCGGGGAACGTCTCGAGTACGTACTCGAGTGCGGCCTCGGCCTGTTCCGAGCCGTCGACCGGGACGAGGATCTCTCCGGGGATGTCGCGCTCGCGAAGCGCCGCGGTCGACTCGGGAACGATCGTCGTCGAGACGGGGGCCCGGCGCAGGACGGCCTCGCTCACGTGGCCGAGAAACGGGCTCGTGATCGGTGATTCGCCGTGGCTCCCCAGCACGACGTGGTCGATGTTTTCGTCGGTCACGACCGTGAGTATCTCGGTGTGTGGGCGGCCGGTTCGACCCAGGGTCCGTATCTCCCGGCCGTGATCGTCCCCCCGGTCAGCCGCGCGCTCGAGGACCGCGTCCCGCTGCGCCTCGGCACGCTCCAGCGGTGATTCGGACGACCCCACCGTCGCGGTGTGATCGTGCGTGGGATCGATCACTGAGAGTGCGGTGATCGACGCGTCGGGAAACGACTCGAGGCTGTACTCCAGGCCCGCGAACCCGTGATCCGAGCCGTCGAGCGGAACGAGGACGTGTTGTGGCATGGCTATCGTCGGTGCGAGCGGTGGCTCGCCCGATCGACTCGACCTTCCATGGCGACCCGTATAAACCCGAACCACGGTCGCTCACCAGGGGTCGGCCGCTGCTCGGGTCGAGGGCCGCCGGTGTCGATCGAGAGCGGCGATGGCCGGCCGTCACCGAACGATCGTGACCGAAACGGGGGACCGACGGGCGACCGTCTCGGCGACGCTGCCGAGCAGCACCCTCGACACCCCCGATCGGCCGGTGCTTCCGATGACGACGTGATCGATGTCGTGATCGTCGATGTAGTTCCGAATGGTTCGTCCGGCGTGACCCTCGGTGAGCGCCGTTTCGATGTTCCGATCGT of the Halobiforma lacisalsi AJ5 genome contains:
- a CDS encoding SPW repeat protein is translated as MSEGTDMDIDRPEAMETRDSEGMKWISGIASIVGLWILVSPFVFESTEAVIWNNVIVGAAVFLFAGYNYYRLVSALPTSVGVMSLAALLGLWTAAAPFAFEIGSQTLLWSNVVAGVLALIFAGYLAYAGRSVRTGTPART
- a CDS encoding glycosyltransferase; the encoded protein is MASVILPTVEWTASCEQLAEQLEPADELLVVCDSEDDPVASVDLPEESRLLVAGEPEGCSGKANAVALALEHASQDRIVLTDDDVERDEEWLATIKRLGEEHGTVTAIPVFYSEDYPFKLLEPLSIVVASFVVDRMNWVAWGGGLTFDRRDIDLEGYIADLRRTVSDDALLAEYTDDVVASRELISPVRVPGGPRVTYERVTRFVTIFYRFAPRRTLAILGIFLAVVAAGLVAPLLVAVSVTYLARDRYRALDVERKTWPFAVPSLILAPLFGIAGIVRPTFVWGGRRYRWSDTFDVTVVENETE
- a CDS encoding CBS domain-containing protein; the encoded protein is MNIADIVSEEYVEFTPDTTVSKLVGTFADTDVKGVVVRGEDEFEGVVTRRQLATSHRQPNEKLGSLVWHVPRLAPDEDIRKVAQLMIDTDSRLLPVFDDRELIGVVTVDDVLEKVRPYLDAATVADACSTDLVALDPESSLGEALNVFRENRITHLPVVEDGSAVGICSLYDVTDLTVRAEVQSQGGDAGGVDPFGGEISSSMGRTRRGGYGAREGELERMLDLPVQDVMASPVRTVGPSETLDTAVDEMFEIGASSLVVTDPDDPDGSPSGIVTKTDVLDSLTWEAGGNRAVQVYGTDLIDDLTYDEIVETVETFDDRDGEMNVLDAKVHLHEHDEKRRGRPLLLARVRLHTDRGLYVASGEGFGAKHALNEAQDVLERQIRDEKTYGRTKKPPGEEYWEKRFGWLLEE
- a CDS encoding universal stress protein codes for the protein MYEYDDVLIATDGSDVAADAADAGIALARTLEASVRALSVVEEGFRSGRRRDRREAAAEEVVTRAREAGRKADATVRTGRPADEIREYADSIDADLLVVGTHGRTGLRQALLGSVALEVIRDAERPVMTVGAASRRSGGPDLENASVDEGDAVEGVCLATDGSIGSAAATDRALSLAEACDARLHALYAVDADDDTLGDERRSGPSKLRDAFEEHGKRTTAAVADRAGDRGLETVEAIERGPPTEVILEYVDRTDVDLLVMGTESKSNVERLVVGSVSQRVVPNASVPVLTARTLEDESDTS
- a CDS encoding universal stress protein, which codes for MRDAIDSILLPTDGSENALVGAKRGLDVAVAADAEVHVHVLSVVDGSEFDGIGTLEDGTDEAGIREAAASEAETAVEAVAQRARERDAGLSVTTATEEGVPYRVIADYVAEAEIDTVAMGTKGQSGVRRVLLGSVTENVLRTVDVPVLAVPPTETETETPLTADTVDDVLVPTDGSEGAMAAVDWGIQTASTFDATVHALYSADTSHVPGNVAPDEILAGLEETGREALDAVRDRAREAGVSVQGTVANGPPARVIRDYADDEIDLIAIGTHGRSGLERHLLGSITESVVRSVDVPVWCVPLAARDDA
- a CDS encoding proteasome assembly chaperone family protein, which gives rise to MPDQTASASFEQVVQVSAESPTLIEGLPGHGLVASIAVDQITDQLALEHYGNVASDAFPPIVTFEDGLVQDLVRVYAGENPAVMTLESDLALPQQSFEPLAECVLEELADDFERAIFLAGAPAQSEERLGEVTGVATNDEIRTDLVDAGITVPEEPGLVGGITGTLVRECFQADVPAALLIVRSHPFLPDPGAAKSVIENALEPLVEFDIDTTALDEQADEIQQRMQQVAKQYQQMAEEQQGKQQQVQTGMFQ
- a CDS encoding APC family permease, giving the protein MSRNGEELSRELGLLSAFAIGVGVMVCAGIFVLPASVAATAGPAAAVSFVLAGFIAAFTALSISELGTAMPKAGGAYYYINDALGPLFGSIAGWGNWIGLAAAVAFYLIGLGSYTAILLPVPAVELGFYVLSPSQVIALLAGLFFISINYLGAEETGTVQIAIVIVLVTVLGGFTLLGSVRVDPANLRPFAPPETGGWSGVFPATALVFVSYLGFAEINTAAEEIENPGRNLPVAVIGSLVFATLLYVLLMIVLMGVIPYEDVIEFGDVAVVRAAERLFGPLGLVALTVAGLLATASSANASILASSRINFAMARDRIIVPELNEVHPRFETPYRSIMLTGIFVIAFVLIGDIEVLAKAGSVLHLIVYGLLNLALIVYRETDVEGYDPDFEAPLYPLVPVLGTLFSFGLIAFMASIEIVLSVLFVVFGVLWYVVYARTTTRQKGILARYLET
- a CDS encoding universal stress protein — translated: MSKQVLVPVDGSEQSERALEHSLESFPDASISLLTVFSRGPPEVHLETAGLDYDELRARRREMLAELVAEYEHGGSIETAVVVGRPAREIIRYADDHDVDQIVMGSHGRDGASRVLLGSVAETVARRAPVPVTIVR
- a CDS encoding universal stress protein encodes the protein MPQHVLVPLDGSDHGFAGLEYSLESFPDASITALSVIDPTHDHTATVGSSESPLERAEAQRDAVLERAADRGDDHGREIRTLGRTGRPHTEILTVVTDENIDHVVLGSHGESPITSPFLGHVSEAVLRRAPVSTTIVPESTAALRERDIPGEILVPVDGSEQAEAALEYVLETFPGGSYTGFHVLELPFDRSPEAVEGTYLEGVRTDYEDRADEILASATARADERGVSIETATASGTPAEEIIDYAVANEYSQIVMGSHGRSLPARLITGSVAERVARRSPRTVTLVRGNPTTD